The following proteins are co-located in the Alcaligenes faecalis genome:
- the rpmC gene encoding 50S ribosomal protein L29: MKASELRTKDAAELQKELESLLKAQFNLRMQRATQQLSNTSQLGKVRRDIARVRTVMAETAGK, from the coding sequence ATGAAAGCCAGCGAACTCCGTACCAAAGATGCCGCCGAGCTCCAAAAAGAGCTCGAGAGCCTGTTGAAAGCACAATTTAACCTGCGCATGCAGCGTGCTACTCAACAGCTTTCCAACACCAGCCAATTGGGCAAAGTACGTCGCGACATCGCGCGCGTCCGTACTGTCATGGCTGAGACCGCAGGAAAGTAA
- the rpsC gene encoding 30S ribosomal protein S3 has translation MGQKIHPIGFRLAVNRNWSSRWYADGAEFGTMLADDIRVREYLKRKLKSASVGRVVIERPAKNARITIYSARPGVVIGKRGEDIESLKADLQRLLGVPVHVNIEEIRKPETDAQLIADSIAQQLEKRIMFRRAMKRSMQNAMRLGAQGIKIMSSGRLNGIEIARTEWYREGRVPLHTLRANIDYGTSEAHTTYGIIGIKVWVYKGDMLPNGEMPVDTVAPEERRPRRPRGDRPENRRPGGRGRGPRKDAAPAASEGE, from the coding sequence ATGGGACAGAAAATCCACCCAATTGGGTTCCGCCTGGCTGTTAACCGTAACTGGAGCTCGCGTTGGTACGCTGACGGTGCTGAGTTCGGTACGATGTTGGCTGACGACATCCGTGTGCGCGAATACCTGAAACGCAAGCTGAAAAGCGCGTCCGTTGGCCGTGTGGTCATCGAACGTCCTGCCAAGAATGCTCGTATCACTATTTACTCGGCTCGTCCTGGTGTAGTGATCGGCAAGCGTGGCGAGGATATCGAAAGCCTGAAGGCTGACCTGCAGCGCCTGTTGGGCGTGCCCGTGCACGTTAACATCGAAGAAATTCGCAAACCTGAAACCGACGCTCAACTGATCGCCGACTCCATTGCTCAGCAATTGGAAAAGCGCATCATGTTCCGTCGTGCGATGAAGCGTTCCATGCAAAACGCCATGCGTCTGGGTGCCCAAGGCATCAAGATCATGAGCTCGGGTCGCTTGAACGGCATCGAAATCGCTCGTACCGAATGGTACCGCGAAGGCCGTGTGCCTCTGCACACCCTGCGCGCTAACATCGATTACGGTACTTCCGAAGCGCACACGACGTACGGGATCATCGGTATCAAGGTCTGGGTCTACAAGGGCGACATGCTGCCTAACGGCGAAATGCCTGTTGACACCGTAGCCCCTGAAGAGCGCCGCCCACGTCGTCCACGTGGTGACCGCCCTGAAAACCGCCGTCCAGGTGGTCGTGGCCGCGGTCCTCGTAAAGACGCTGCTCCTGCTGCGTCCGAAGGAGAATAA
- the rpsQ gene encoding 30S ribosomal protein S17 has product MSETQTTEKRQRTLIGQVVSNKMDKTVVVLVERRVKHPLYGKIIVRSNKYKAHDETNQYNEGDTVEISEGRPISRSKSWTVVRLIEAARVI; this is encoded by the coding sequence ATGAGCGAAACTCAAACTACCGAAAAACGTCAACGTACCCTGATTGGTCAAGTTGTCAGCAACAAGATGGACAAAACTGTCGTCGTTCTGGTTGAACGCCGCGTTAAACATCCTTTGTATGGCAAGATCATCGTGCGCTCCAATAAATACAAAGCGCATGACGAGACCAACCAGTACAACGAAGGCGATACCGTTGAGATTTCCGAAGGCCGTCCTATCAGCCGCAGCAAGTCCTGGACTGTTGTGCGTCTGATCGAAGCAGCCCGCGTGATCTAA
- a CDS encoding ABC transporter permease — translation MNAWIASTLWGLGGLLTGVVLWYLATAWSSSALMQQFGPAAAFHSLLDILGWSETWMHVGASLQRIVVGLAISLGVGVPAGLLLGLSARAHAALTPLFQFLRMISPLSWMPIAVMAFGIGDAPIYFLLGVAGVWPVLLNTASGVRHLNPRWLMLGRSLAATKMETLVYLILPGIVGSVLTGSRLAIGVLWIVLVPCEMLGVSAGLGYLILDTRDRMAYSELMAVIVLIGLIGYLLDSALRAMFAAFGQR, via the coding sequence TTGAATGCCTGGATTGCCAGCACCCTGTGGGGTCTGGGCGGTTTGTTGACGGGAGTCGTGCTGTGGTACCTGGCCACGGCCTGGTCCAGCAGCGCTTTAATGCAGCAATTCGGTCCTGCAGCCGCGTTTCATAGCTTGCTGGACATACTGGGCTGGTCAGAGACCTGGATGCATGTAGGCGCCAGCTTGCAGCGTATTGTTGTGGGCTTGGCCATTTCATTGGGTGTCGGCGTGCCGGCTGGTTTGCTGCTGGGTTTGTCAGCCCGAGCCCACGCCGCATTGACTCCCTTGTTCCAGTTCTTGCGCATGATCTCGCCCTTGTCCTGGATGCCCATTGCTGTCATGGCCTTCGGGATTGGGGATGCACCGATTTATTTTCTGCTGGGTGTGGCTGGTGTCTGGCCTGTCTTGCTGAATACGGCTTCGGGTGTACGTCATTTGAATCCGCGTTGGCTGATGCTGGGGCGCAGTCTGGCAGCCACCAAGATGGAAACGCTTGTGTATTTGATTCTGCCCGGCATTGTCGGCTCGGTACTGACGGGTAGCCGACTGGCCATCGGTGTCTTGTGGATTGTGCTGGTGCCCTGCGAAATGCTGGGTGTGTCAGCCGGTTTGGGTTACCTGATTCTGGATACGCGTGATCGCATGGCGTATTCCGAGTTGATGGCCGTGATTGTCCTGATTGGTCTGATTGGCTATCTGCTGGATAGTGCGTTGCGAGCCATGTTTGCGGCTTTTGGACAGCGTTAA
- the rplP gene encoding 50S ribosomal protein L16: MLQPSRRKYRKEHKGRNTGLATRGAQVSFGEFGLKATDRGRLTARQIEAARRAINRHIKRGGRIWIRIFPDKPISQKPAEVRMGNGKGNPEFWVAEIQPGKVLYEMEGVSEELAREAFRLAAAKLPISTTFVTRQIGA; encoded by the coding sequence ATGCTGCAACCTTCTCGCAGAAAGTACCGCAAAGAGCACAAAGGCCGTAACACCGGTCTGGCAACTCGCGGTGCGCAAGTTTCGTTTGGCGAATTTGGTCTGAAAGCCACTGACCGTGGCCGTCTGACTGCTCGCCAGATCGAAGCAGCACGTCGTGCAATTAACCGTCACATCAAACGTGGTGGCCGCATCTGGATCCGTATCTTCCCCGATAAGCCAATTTCGCAGAAACCTGCCGAAGTTCGTATGGGTAACGGTAAGGGTAATCCAGAGTTCTGGGTCGCTGAGATTCAACCAGGCAAGGTCCTGTACGAAATGGAAGGTGTTAGCGAAGAGCTGGCACGCGAAGCATTCCGTCTGGCCGCTGCCAAGCTGCCTATCTCGACGACGTTCGTAACGCGTCAGATCGGTGCTTAA
- the rpsS gene encoding 30S ribosomal protein S19, which produces MSRSIKKGPFVDAHLIKKVDAAVVGNDKRPIKTWSRRSTILPEFIGLTIAVHNGRQHIPVYINENMVGHKLGEFALTRTFKGHAADKKARR; this is translated from the coding sequence ATGTCACGTTCGATTAAAAAAGGCCCATTCGTTGATGCTCACCTGATCAAAAAGGTTGACGCAGCCGTTGTGGGTAACGACAAGCGACCAATCAAAACCTGGTCGCGCCGCTCTACCATCCTGCCCGAGTTCATTGGGCTGACGATTGCCGTTCACAATGGCCGTCAACACATTCCCGTTTACATCAACGAGAACATGGTTGGCCACAAGCTCGGCGAGTTCGCTTTGACCCGTACTTTCAAGGGTCACGCTGCGGACAAAAAGGCCCGGAGATAA
- a CDS encoding carboxymuconolactone decarboxylase family protein codes for MTRLTLHTVDSAPEAVKPALEKAVRGSGFLSNLLAILANAPVALQAYQDMSALNATASLSLVEREVVQLVAGTTHGCRFCVAGHTAIATHKAKLDPEILAALRARGFDQINDERLQALALFSRAVIDTRGQVSDQALADFRAAGYGDQQALEVITGIGLATICNFANNLARTPLNSQLEAYAWETP; via the coding sequence ATGACCCGCTTAACTTTGCATACTGTGGACTCCGCACCAGAGGCGGTCAAACCAGCCCTTGAAAAAGCGGTGCGTGGTAGCGGCTTTTTGTCCAATTTGCTGGCTATTTTGGCCAATGCACCCGTTGCCCTGCAAGCCTATCAGGATATGTCCGCCCTGAACGCCACCGCCAGCCTGTCGCTGGTCGAGCGCGAGGTGGTGCAACTGGTTGCCGGCACCACTCACGGTTGCCGCTTCTGCGTGGCTGGTCACACTGCCATTGCGACCCATAAAGCCAAGCTGGACCCGGAAATCCTGGCTGCCTTGCGTGCGCGTGGCTTTGATCAGATCAACGACGAGCGCCTGCAAGCATTGGCTTTGTTCAGTCGCGCCGTGATCGATACCCGTGGTCAGGTATCCGACCAAGCCCTGGCTGATTTCCGTGCTGCCGGTTATGGCGACCAGCAGGCTTTGGAAGTGATTACCGGCATCGGCTTGGCGACGATCTGCAACTTTGCCAATAATCTGGCCCGTACGCCGCTCAATAGCCAGCTGGAGGCCTACGCATGGGAAACCCCTTAA
- a CDS encoding ATP-binding cassette domain-containing protein, with protein MSSAAPSHTDSEGAGLLSARGISLAYGGQTILQNLDLNVRAGEIVALLGPSGVGKSSLLRVLAGLQAPTQGEVSFLGQAVRGVHPALAMAFQEAILLPWLNVQANTGFGLGFARQPSVSAAERRQRVEQALRQVGLYENRHQRPGALSGGMAQRVAIARCLARRPQVLLMDEPFGALDEVTRRQMQELILSIRDQTGCAIVLVTHDIDEALLLADRALLLGGRPAGLQREWSCPAHPRSHLDNWLQAIRLEIVASLEQSLAQAVHASVL; from the coding sequence ATGAGTTCCGCCGCCCCCTCGCATACCGATTCTGAAGGGGCCGGGCTCTTGTCCGCACGGGGGATCAGTCTGGCCTACGGTGGCCAGACGATCTTGCAGAACCTGGACTTGAACGTGCGCGCGGGCGAGATCGTGGCGTTGCTGGGGCCCAGCGGGGTGGGCAAGTCCTCCTTGTTGCGGGTTCTGGCTGGTTTGCAAGCGCCTACTCAGGGCGAGGTGTCCTTTCTGGGGCAGGCCGTGCGTGGAGTTCATCCCGCTTTGGCCATGGCGTTTCAGGAAGCCATTCTCTTGCCGTGGCTGAACGTGCAGGCCAATACCGGCTTTGGCCTGGGCTTTGCGCGCCAACCTTCCGTATCGGCTGCAGAGCGCCGCCAGCGCGTTGAACAGGCGCTGCGTCAGGTCGGCCTCTATGAAAACCGCCATCAGCGTCCTGGCGCCTTGTCGGGCGGGATGGCACAGCGTGTTGCCATTGCGCGTTGTCTGGCTCGTCGTCCGCAGGTCTTGTTGATGGATGAGCCTTTTGGTGCGCTGGACGAAGTCACCCGTCGGCAGATGCAGGAGCTGATTCTGTCGATACGCGACCAGACTGGCTGCGCCATTGTGCTGGTCACTCACGATATTGATGAAGCCCTCTTGCTGGCGGACCGCGCCCTGCTTCTAGGTGGCCGTCCTGCCGGCTTGCAGCGTGAATGGAGCTGCCCGGCACATCCCCGATCTCATCTGGATAACTGGCTTCAGGCCATACGCCTGGAAATTGTGGCCAGCCTGGAGCAAAGCCTCGCCCAGGCGGTTCACGCTTCTGTTTTGTAA
- the rplB gene encoding 50S ribosomal protein L2 — protein MALVKVKPTSPGRRGMIKVVHPELHKGAPYAALLEKKSSSAGRNNNGHITVRHRGGGHKQHYRIVDFRRNKDGIPAKVERLEYDPNRSAHIALVCYADGERRYIIAPRGLEVGATVVSGAEAPIRSGNTLPIRNIPVGQTIHCIEMMPGKGAQIARSAGGSAVLLAREGTYAQVRLRSGEVRRIHIDCRATIGEVSNHDHSLRQIGKAGAVRWRGIRPTVRGVAMNPVDHPHGGGEGRTGEGREPVSPWGTPAKGYRTRRNKRTDNMIVSRRKRK, from the coding sequence ATGGCATTGGTAAAAGTAAAACCAACGTCGCCAGGTCGCCGTGGCATGATCAAAGTAGTTCACCCTGAACTGCACAAAGGCGCTCCTTACGCGGCTTTGCTGGAAAAGAAATCCAGCAGTGCTGGCCGTAACAACAACGGTCACATCACGGTTCGTCACCGTGGCGGCGGTCACAAGCAGCACTACCGTATTGTCGACTTCCGTCGCAACAAAGACGGTATTCCTGCGAAAGTAGAACGTCTGGAATACGACCCTAACCGCAGTGCTCACATCGCATTGGTGTGTTACGCAGACGGCGAACGTCGTTACATCATCGCCCCTCGTGGTCTGGAAGTGGGTGCAACAGTTGTCTCTGGCGCGGAAGCTCCTATCCGTTCCGGCAACACTTTGCCCATCCGCAACATTCCTGTGGGTCAAACCATTCACTGCATCGAGATGATGCCGGGTAAGGGTGCTCAGATCGCTCGTTCCGCTGGTGGTTCCGCTGTGTTGCTGGCTCGTGAAGGCACGTACGCTCAAGTGCGTCTGCGTTCCGGTGAAGTTCGCCGCATTCACATCGACTGCCGCGCCACGATTGGCGAAGTCAGCAACCACGATCACAGCCTGCGTCAAATCGGTAAAGCCGGTGCTGTTCGCTGGCGTGGTATTCGTCCTACCGTTCGCGGTGTGGCGATGAACCCAGTCGATCACCCCCACGGTGGTGGTGAAGGTCGTACGGGTGAAGGCCGTGAGCCAGTCAGCCCATGGGGTACGCCTGCCAAGGGCTACCGCACCCGTCGTAACAAGCGCACAGACAACATGATTGTTTCGCGCCGTAAGCGCAAGTAA
- a CDS encoding acyl-CoA dehydrogenase family protein produces the protein MGNPLKCAEQPVLASERPVLSPGLAQWLEEHALSLDSDASQAQALLPRLAQDGLLSLGLKADFSDFGDAVQSIVEVAEHSLAAGFVLWSQRTFIEYLRDVQDSAMRERYLPGLLDGSIAGATGLSNAIKFLGGIEELQVRAQPEQGQWQFEGRLPWITNLRPGNCLVAIVAAMPENQAGIWVAELGDPGLERSADLDLVGLRGSNTAALTFNAVRLGQERLLHPDAGHFVRTVRPRFMALQCGMTMGLARRSLKQVLDAPRCQWVQEQPARRLLDRVQELSDVLVDAVRKPGSATPPDLFKVRIELSSLASQAVALESSAIGGATYMQGKHPQLLRRYREAMLVPLISPTVAQLKAELGQDAV, from the coding sequence ATGGGAAACCCCTTAAAATGCGCTGAGCAGCCTGTGCTGGCCTCAGAGCGCCCTGTTTTGTCGCCCGGCTTGGCTCAGTGGCTGGAAGAGCACGCCCTGTCGCTGGATAGCGATGCCTCCCAGGCGCAGGCCTTGCTGCCTCGCCTGGCGCAAGACGGTTTGTTGAGCCTGGGCTTGAAAGCAGATTTTTCCGACTTTGGCGATGCCGTTCAATCCATCGTGGAAGTGGCTGAGCATTCGCTAGCAGCGGGTTTTGTCCTGTGGAGCCAGCGCACCTTTATTGAATACCTGCGTGACGTGCAGGACTCCGCCATGCGCGAGCGTTATCTACCCGGTTTGCTGGACGGCAGTATTGCCGGTGCGACGGGCCTGTCCAATGCCATCAAGTTTTTGGGTGGCATTGAAGAGTTGCAAGTGCGTGCTCAGCCCGAACAAGGGCAATGGCAGTTTGAAGGCCGCCTGCCCTGGATTACCAATCTGCGCCCCGGCAACTGCCTGGTCGCCATTGTGGCCGCCATGCCCGAGAATCAGGCTGGTATTTGGGTGGCAGAACTGGGTGATCCAGGATTGGAGCGTTCGGCAGACCTGGATCTGGTCGGACTACGTGGCAGCAATACCGCCGCCTTGACGTTCAATGCCGTGCGTCTGGGACAGGAGCGCTTGCTGCATCCCGATGCAGGCCACTTTGTGCGCACGGTACGCCCCCGTTTCATGGCGCTGCAATGCGGCATGACCATGGGCCTGGCGCGCCGTTCCTTGAAACAAGTGCTGGATGCGCCCCGCTGCCAATGGGTACAGGAACAGCCCGCTCGCCGTTTGCTGGATCGTGTACAGGAGTTGTCGGATGTGCTGGTTGATGCCGTACGTAAGCCTGGCTCGGCCACGCCGCCTGACCTGTTCAAAGTGCGTATCGAGCTAAGCAGTCTGGCGTCGCAGGCTGTGGCCTTGGAAAGCTCTGCAATTGGCGGGGCAACCTATATGCAGGGCAAGCATCCGCAACTGTTGCGCCGTTATCGTGAAGCCATGCTGGTGCCTTTGATCTCGCCCACGGTGGCGCAACTGAAAGCCGAACTTGGGCAGGATGCCGTATGA
- the cysG gene encoding siroheme synthase CysG produces MNLFPLFANLKQRAVLVIGGGEIAERKVRLVLAAGAQVTLIAPYVVDSLQELANQGRITLIRQCYQAQHLQGAWLIIAATDKRNVNQVIAQDAQEARILVNVVDDPELSSFQVPAIVDRSPLIIAISSAGSAPMLARRVREQLETMLDHSLGAISRLAQEYRSAIRRARPELGARRRFYDWLLDGPVGAALRSHQNEQARLSLESALQQPESPRATQGRVILVGAGPGDPGLLTLHALRALNRADVILYDRLVSDQVMELARRDAHRIFVGKQLGEDHHQTQNRIHQLMIEHARAGQTVVRLKGGDGFIFGRGGEELEYLAEHGVAFEVVPGITAALACAAYSGIPLTHRDHAQSVQFVTAHRKSGHGIEDWNPLLDTSQTVAVYMGLQQILGFSHELVQRGRSAATPCALIENGSRPEQRTLLSTLENIAQDAQQYQFASPCILVIGQVATLGATLSWYGELIDQLSPRMAIEQDADSTLVAA; encoded by the coding sequence ATGAACCTCTTTCCTTTATTCGCCAACTTGAAGCAGCGCGCCGTACTAGTGATCGGTGGTGGAGAAATCGCCGAGCGCAAAGTGCGTCTGGTCCTGGCTGCGGGTGCCCAGGTCACATTGATCGCCCCCTATGTGGTGGACAGTCTGCAAGAGCTGGCGAACCAAGGGCGCATCACCCTGATTCGGCAGTGCTATCAGGCCCAGCATCTGCAAGGGGCCTGGCTGATTATTGCCGCTACTGACAAGCGGAACGTGAATCAGGTCATTGCCCAGGATGCACAAGAAGCACGCATTCTGGTCAATGTAGTGGACGACCCCGAATTGTCCAGTTTTCAGGTGCCGGCCATTGTGGATCGTTCTCCGCTGATTATTGCGATTTCCTCAGCGGGGTCAGCTCCCATGTTGGCACGGCGAGTACGGGAGCAATTGGAAACCATGTTGGACCACAGCCTGGGTGCGATCAGCCGTCTGGCGCAGGAATACCGCAGCGCCATTCGGCGCGCTCGCCCCGAGCTGGGTGCGCGCCGCCGTTTCTACGACTGGCTGCTGGATGGCCCGGTGGGGGCGGCACTACGTAGCCATCAAAATGAACAGGCACGCCTTAGTCTGGAAAGCGCGCTGCAACAGCCGGAATCGCCTCGCGCCACACAAGGCCGTGTGATTCTGGTGGGCGCCGGCCCAGGCGATCCAGGTCTGCTGACGCTGCATGCCTTGCGCGCACTGAACCGTGCTGATGTGATTCTGTACGATAGGCTGGTATCCGATCAGGTGATGGAACTAGCCCGTCGCGATGCGCACCGCATTTTTGTCGGTAAGCAGTTGGGCGAAGACCATCATCAAACTCAGAACCGTATTCATCAGCTCATGATTGAACATGCCCGCGCCGGCCAAACTGTGGTGCGCCTGAAAGGCGGCGATGGCTTTATCTTTGGCCGGGGCGGTGAAGAGCTGGAATATCTGGCCGAGCACGGTGTCGCCTTTGAAGTGGTGCCCGGCATCACGGCTGCCCTTGCCTGTGCGGCTTATAGCGGCATTCCTCTGACACACCGCGATCACGCCCAGTCCGTACAGTTTGTGACGGCACATCGTAAAAGTGGTCACGGTATCGAGGATTGGAACCCGCTACTCGATACCAGCCAGACGGTAGCTGTGTACATGGGCCTGCAGCAAATTCTGGGGTTTAGCCATGAGCTGGTACAGCGTGGCCGCAGTGCCGCTACGCCCTGCGCCTTGATTGAAAACGGCTCACGCCCCGAACAGCGCACCTTGTTGTCCACACTGGAAAATATTGCCCAGGATGCCCAGCAATATCAGTTTGCCAGCCCCTGCATTTTGGTGATTGGTCAGGTGGCGACCTTGGGCGCTACCTTGTCCTGGTATGGCGAGTTGATCGATCAGCTAAGCCCACGTATGGCGATTGAGCAGGATGCGGATAGTACGCTAGTCGCAGCCTGA
- a CDS encoding AraC family transcriptional regulator, protein MSDSALPDSHCAVDSKDTGHPVEELLLSGLEISASLFHLGQYCNQWESSLHGHQRAGFHVVLHGPCWLHIQHQDAWALQAGDAVFFLRDVPHRLSSSPTPPDWNVSMRRQTMQNLEPQVPQSTGLLCGFLDLGRGLSELLLATVPDVLLIDGAQADADSGRPLLDLIQAEMRRQPQANSSLLEKLVELLLFYTLRQQIGQTPPDGALPAGLIHLASDSAFGGLIEQLLREPAKAWSVDDMAAYLNMSRAAFHRRFTLLCGMAPAQVLLQLRMQLAKRQLEQGLTMEQIAERIGYSSAAAFSAAFRRSVGVSPAQWRKQETRG, encoded by the coding sequence ATGAGCGACTCTGCCCTTCCTGACAGCCATTGTGCTGTCGACTCCAAAGACACCGGACACCCTGTGGAGGAACTGCTCTTGTCCGGGCTGGAGATCTCGGCCAGCCTGTTTCACTTGGGCCAGTACTGCAACCAATGGGAAAGCAGCCTGCATGGGCATCAACGGGCAGGCTTTCATGTGGTCTTGCATGGGCCGTGCTGGCTGCATATTCAGCATCAGGACGCTTGGGCCTTGCAGGCGGGTGACGCGGTGTTCTTCTTGCGGGATGTGCCCCATCGCCTAAGTTCTTCACCCACGCCGCCAGACTGGAATGTGTCAATGCGGCGGCAAACCATGCAGAACCTGGAGCCCCAGGTACCGCAAAGCACAGGTTTGCTGTGCGGATTTCTGGATCTGGGCCGCGGCTTGAGCGAATTGCTGCTGGCAACCGTGCCGGATGTTTTATTGATTGATGGTGCTCAGGCGGATGCCGATTCGGGACGTCCCTTACTGGACTTGATTCAGGCCGAGATGCGACGTCAGCCACAAGCGAATTCCAGCCTGCTGGAGAAGCTGGTGGAGCTGTTGTTGTTCTATACCTTACGTCAGCAAATCGGACAGACACCGCCCGACGGAGCCCTGCCTGCCGGCTTGATTCATCTGGCCAGCGATTCTGCGTTTGGAGGCTTGATCGAGCAACTACTGCGTGAGCCTGCCAAAGCCTGGTCGGTTGATGATATGGCTGCCTATCTGAACATGTCGCGCGCTGCTTTTCACCGCCGCTTTACCTTGCTGTGCGGGATGGCACCGGCTCAGGTCCTATTGCAACTACGCATGCAGTTGGCCAAACGTCAGTTGGAACAAGGGCTGACCATGGAACAGATTGCCGAGCGTATCGGTTATAGCTCCGCCGCCGCCTTCAGTGCTGCTTTCAGGCGCAGTGTGGGTGTCAGCCCGGCTCAGTGGCGCAAACAGGAAACACGTGGCTAA
- the rplV gene encoding 50S ribosomal protein L22: METTAIIRGVHISAQKARLVADMVRGKSVAHALNTLTFTPKKAAGIIKKALESAIANAEHNDGADIDELKVTSIYVDKAQSLKRFSARAKGRGNRIEKQTCHIVVKVGA; the protein is encoded by the coding sequence ATGGAAACTACAGCAATTATTCGTGGAGTCCATATTTCGGCGCAAAAAGCACGTCTGGTTGCGGACATGGTCCGCGGCAAGTCCGTCGCTCACGCTCTGAATACGCTGACTTTCACTCCCAAGAAAGCCGCTGGCATCATCAAGAAAGCTCTGGAATCGGCGATTGCCAACGCTGAGCACAATGACGGCGCCGACATCGACGAACTGAAAGTCACCTCCATTTACGTGGACAAGGCTCAGTCGTTGAAGCGTTTTTCTGCACGAGCCAAAGGCCGCGGTAACCGTATTGAGAAGCAGACTTGCCACATTGTGGTCAAAGTCGGCGCTTAA
- a CDS encoding ABC transporter substrate-binding protein gives MIESPTSRTRRDLLKLASLLTVAGAAPLLAQGAARAQSESNAPLRIGYLPITDATAMLVAHHNGYFEEAGIAVEKPVMVRSWAQLVEAFISGQVNLVHLLSPMTVWARYGSKVPAKVVAWNHMSGSAITVAQNISSAEQLGGQTVAIPFWYSIHNVVLQHVLKAHGLTPVVKHAGALAPNEVNLVVMAPADMPPALASGRIAGFTVAEPFNALAETQGMGRILRFTGDVWRDHACCVAFMHEQDLQTRPQWSQGVVDGLVKAQIWIRSNRAEAAKILSREGGNRYTPHTQENLLKVLSPDPADRAQYVKSGVIRHPDWDDQRIDFQPYPFPSYTESLVQMLQGTLIQGERGFLEGLSPEHVASDLVDDRFVRAALEKQGGLAQFGLSEQYSRNESIVV, from the coding sequence ATGATTGAATCTCCTACGTCCCGTACCCGTCGCGACCTGTTGAAACTGGCGTCCTTGTTGACGGTAGCGGGCGCTGCACCCTTGCTGGCCCAAGGGGCAGCCCGTGCACAAAGCGAGTCGAATGCGCCTTTGCGTATCGGCTATTTGCCGATTACCGATGCCACCGCCATGTTGGTCGCGCATCACAATGGATACTTTGAAGAAGCAGGCATTGCGGTGGAAAAGCCTGTGATGGTGCGCAGCTGGGCGCAACTGGTTGAGGCCTTTATCTCCGGTCAGGTCAATTTGGTGCATTTGCTCTCGCCCATGACGGTGTGGGCACGCTACGGCAGCAAAGTACCTGCAAAAGTGGTGGCCTGGAATCACATGAGTGGCTCCGCCATCACGGTGGCGCAGAACATCAGCTCGGCCGAGCAACTGGGCGGGCAGACAGTGGCGATTCCTTTCTGGTACTCGATTCACAATGTGGTGTTGCAGCATGTGCTCAAAGCACATGGCCTGACGCCAGTCGTGAAACACGCCGGTGCGCTGGCACCCAATGAGGTCAATCTGGTGGTGATGGCCCCTGCCGATATGCCTCCGGCCTTGGCTTCGGGTCGAATTGCCGGTTTTACTGTGGCTGAACCTTTCAATGCCTTGGCAGAAACTCAAGGTATGGGCCGCATCCTGCGCTTTACCGGCGACGTTTGGCGCGATCATGCCTGTTGCGTAGCCTTCATGCACGAGCAGGATTTGCAGACTCGACCCCAATGGTCGCAAGGCGTGGTGGATGGCCTGGTCAAGGCACAGATCTGGATACGCAGTAACCGTGCTGAGGCGGCCAAAATTCTGTCGCGCGAAGGGGGTAACCGTTATACCCCGCATACTCAGGAAAATCTGTTGAAAGTGCTGTCCCCGGACCCGGCAGATCGTGCGCAATATGTGAAGTCTGGCGTGATTCGTCATCCGGACTGGGACGACCAGCGTATCGATTTTCAACCTTATCCCTTCCCCAGCTACACCGAGTCTTTGGTGCAAATGCTGCAAGGGACCTTGATCCAGGGCGAACGTGGCTTTCTGGAAGGGCTGTCTCCTGAGCACGTAGCCAGTGATCTGGTGGATGACCGCTTTGTCCGTGCCGCGTTGGAAAAGCAGGGTGGTCTGGCGCAGTTTGGCTTGTCCGAGCAATACAGCCGCAACGAGAGCATTGTTGTATGA
- the rplW gene encoding 50S ribosomal protein L23, producing MNAERLLQVILAPVVTEKATYVAEKNQQIAFRVAPDATKPEIKAAIELLFKVEVESVQVLNQKGKEKRFGRFMGRRRSVRKAYVSLKPGQELDFSEVN from the coding sequence ATGAACGCCGAACGTCTATTGCAAGTCATTCTGGCTCCTGTCGTGACTGAAAAAGCCACGTACGTTGCCGAAAAAAATCAGCAAATCGCTTTCCGCGTCGCTCCTGATGCGACCAAGCCTGAAATCAAAGCTGCCATTGAACTGCTGTTCAAGGTAGAAGTTGAGTCGGTGCAGGTGCTCAATCAGAAGGGCAAAGAAAAGCGCTTTGGCCGTTTCATGGGTCGCCGCCGCAGTGTGCGCAAGGCATATGTCTCGCTCAAGCCCGGTCAGGAACTCGACTTTTCTGAGGTGAACTAA